A window of Malania oleifera isolate guangnan ecotype guangnan chromosome 5, ASM2987363v1, whole genome shotgun sequence contains these coding sequences:
- the LOC131155012 gene encoding protein PAM68, chloroplastic, producing MHSCSISRSPPLTCQSSSLQTKPISQFLIFTLNLHSNQAHFSHCIPLSATLRSPRGFGPSPKKTKKDKRRKKNFSGEEDEEDDDGDEAEEGIIPEIVTNRMISRMGFSVGIPLFVGLLFFPFFYYLKVGLKVDVPNWIPFIVSFFFFGSALLGVSYGIVSSSWDPMREGSLLGWNEAQKNWPVFWQSLWGRSGKK from the coding sequence ATGCATTCGTGCTCAATTTCAAGATCTCCACCCTTAACATGTCAGTCTTCGTCTCTCCAAACCAAACCCATCTCTCAATTCCTAATCTTCACGCTAAATCTGCATTCAAACCAAGCTCATTTCTCGCACTGCATCCCCCTCTCTGCAACTCTGAGGAGCCCTAGAGGGTTTGGACCATCCCCAAAGAAAACCAAGAAGGACAAGAGGCGAAAGAAAAACTTCAGTGGTGAAGAAGACGAAGAGGATGACGATGGTGATGAAGCAGAGGAAGGCATAATCCCAGAGATTGTGACCAACAGGATGATTAGCAGGATGGGTTTCTCAGTGGGCATTCCTCTGTTTGTGGGGTTGCTCttcttccctttcttctattACCTCAAGGTCGGGTTGAAGGTGGATGTGCCCAACTGGATACCCTTCATagtgtccttcttcttctttgggTCAGCCCTTCTAGGGGTCAGCTATGGGATTGTGTCCTCCAGTTGGGATCCCATGAGAGAAGGCTCGCTCTTGGGTTGGAATGAGGCTCAGAAGAATTGGCCTGTCTTTTGGCAATCTCTTTGGGGTAGATCCGGAAAGAAGTAG